A single genomic interval of uncultured Desulfobacter sp. harbors:
- the brxL gene encoding BREX system Lon protease-like protein BrxL has translation MDALDRKLISAFDGKVVRKDLLHRIKKGTNVPTFVLEFLLARYCASDEPEEIQAGLEAVLETLNDNYVRPNEANKAQSKVATKGKYRFIDKVHVNYVEKDRRHWAALENFDSRRIAIARKYFDENDRLLQGGLWAEVTIAYNEIEDDDYAFYVEDLRPIQLSRFDFDRYCEGRKEFSRDDWIDIILRSVGLEPTVLSHRLKLHFIARLFPLVEPNFNFIELGPRGTGKSYFFSEFSPYSTLISGGQATKATLFYNNQRKKIGLVGFWDTVAFDEVGGIKVKDQDTIQIMKDFMANGRFSRGVEVIADASMAFVGNLDLSVQQIVHSEVYDLFQPLPKEFDLAVMDRFALYLPGWEMPKNSSDFLTKSYGFITDYLAEAFHYQLKQTNRYEEVSKRIRLGKSVEGRDEKGIKKTVVSFLKILHPAGDVSDQEFEEYVTYAIECRRRVKEQMNKRKSDDEFAKINLSYINNKDEEIVVYCPESKTAEATQEPVRKDIHGDEVAKKISPQKSAGNKKSPSATAQTKQPEPGEQPSPEVTLKENAQEPKEQHFTIHYGATGYSYESILSPYLTGAKTIEIEDPYIRANHQVQNFIRFCEAVIKTPTIQKISLCTSYDELTDLKELSDRLNDVKQSLLELDIELDIKINEHLHDREIRIDNGWTIKIGRGLDLYQKPDSWYSVGVYDQFLKKCLETKIDIFKRDAAAPRER, from the coding sequence ATGGATGCATTAGATAGAAAACTGATTTCAGCGTTTGACGGGAAAGTGGTCCGTAAAGACCTGCTTCACCGCATTAAAAAAGGCACCAATGTGCCCACCTTTGTGCTGGAGTTTTTGCTGGCGCGTTACTGCGCCAGTGATGAACCCGAAGAGATCCAGGCGGGACTTGAAGCTGTGCTGGAAACCCTTAACGACAATTATGTCCGTCCCAACGAGGCCAACAAAGCCCAGTCCAAGGTGGCCACCAAAGGCAAATACCGGTTTATCGATAAAGTCCATGTCAATTATGTGGAAAAAGACCGGCGGCATTGGGCTGCACTGGAGAATTTTGATTCCAGGCGGATTGCCATTGCCCGTAAATATTTTGATGAAAATGACCGGTTGCTCCAGGGTGGTTTATGGGCGGAAGTCACAATCGCCTACAATGAGATTGAAGATGATGACTATGCATTCTATGTGGAAGACCTGCGTCCGATCCAGCTCAGCCGTTTCGATTTTGACCGGTATTGTGAGGGGCGAAAAGAGTTTAGCCGGGATGATTGGATAGATATCATTTTACGATCCGTTGGATTGGAACCAACTGTTTTGTCACACAGGCTGAAACTGCATTTCATTGCCCGGTTATTTCCGCTGGTAGAGCCCAATTTTAATTTTATTGAGCTTGGCCCCCGGGGCACCGGGAAATCTTATTTTTTCAGTGAATTTTCGCCATATTCAACCCTGATCAGCGGCGGGCAGGCCACCAAGGCAACCTTGTTTTACAACAACCAGCGCAAAAAGATTGGGCTGGTCGGATTCTGGGATACCGTTGCGTTTGACGAAGTCGGGGGTATCAAGGTGAAAGACCAGGATACCATTCAGATCATGAAGGATTTTATGGCCAACGGTCGATTCTCCCGGGGTGTCGAGGTGATTGCAGACGCATCCATGGCCTTTGTCGGAAACCTGGACCTGTCAGTCCAGCAAATTGTTCATTCAGAAGTTTACGATCTTTTTCAGCCACTTCCCAAAGAGTTTGATTTAGCTGTAATGGATCGTTTTGCCCTTTATTTGCCGGGCTGGGAAATGCCTAAAAACAGCAGTGATTTTTTAACAAAAAGTTATGGGTTTATCACCGACTATCTTGCCGAGGCCTTTCACTATCAGCTCAAACAGACCAACCGGTATGAAGAAGTAAGCAAACGCATTCGTCTTGGAAAATCCGTTGAAGGCCGGGATGAAAAAGGCATAAAAAAAACAGTGGTATCTTTCCTGAAGATCCTTCATCCAGCCGGAGACGTTTCAGATCAAGAATTTGAAGAGTATGTCACCTATGCCATTGAATGCCGCCGGCGTGTCAAGGAACAGATGAACAAACGCAAATCAGATGATGAGTTTGCAAAAATCAATTTGTCGTATATTAACAATAAAGACGAAGAAATTGTTGTTTACTGCCCGGAATCAAAAACGGCTGAAGCCACCCAGGAACCTGTCAGAAAGGATATACATGGCGATGAAGTGGCAAAGAAAATCAGTCCGCAAAAAAGTGCCGGAAATAAAAAGAGTCCTTCTGCAACAGCACAGACAAAACAACCGGAACCGGGTGAACAGCCAAGCCCGGAAGTCACCCTAAAAGAAAATGCCCAAGAACCCAAAGAGCAACATTTTACCATCCACTATGGTGCAACAGGCTACAGTTATGAATCCATTCTGTCCCCGTATCTGACGGGGGCTAAAACCATAGAAATAGAAGACCCATACATTCGGGCAAATCATCAGGTCCAGAATTTCATCCGATTTTGTGAAGCTGTAATCAAAACACCAACAATCCAAAAAATTTCACTTTGCACAAGTTACGATGAGTTGACTGATTTAAAAGAGCTTTCAGACCGCCTGAATGATGTAAAACAAAGTCTTTTGGAACTGGATATCGAACTTGATATCAAAATTAACGAGCACCTCCATGATCGTGAAATCAGGATCGACAATGGCTGGACAATTAAAATCGGCCGTGGTCTGGATTTGTATCAAAAACCCGACTCCTGGTATAGCGTTGGTGTTTATGACCAATTTCTTAAAAAGTGCCTTGAAACCAAAATTGATATTTTTAAACGAGACGCGGCGGCGCCAAGAGAACGGTAA
- a CDS encoding PglZ domain-containing protein — protein sequence MSIKSFIQEEILLPRLQKKQVMAVYDPDCRYKEVCLELADDKRCVVDAGHSSIISRAAAIEALSALGRNEIEQLLVYVPAAKPIEEEDKQKDPFALYAACGAVFPDGDGDTYLSICLKAKPDHATQVRAVFAENENPGFSVIDAIGGGLNWPNLRSLLSVESTRDILFALLNPSERQQKALKGNDAWVSELKDLLNVSMGLSLKTKGKTWGPIADELWRYLLFSEFMFDLPESLPESLSDVPHATDAARPLIEDICERLRNDRRTQNIYIQRAESIESKSQGLNLVEACSHIKDLGLKDTFPFEERTFLRNAITALLNDDIDEARDIISNHAASVWNGKGESQAQWDFLRSAVRLIECCRDNDRALPDHTKSMDALLDFYISRFREVDQRHREFEQAVSDYAWQDTQGIFTPVLAFARKQYGKLIETVQFIFTKHFQQTGWPVTGRMANTQVFDKMVAPKLEISGHKIAFIMVDTLRYELGVELEKQLAEDTQAQIFPALVQLPSITSVGMAGLLPGASVDFKLIKTDGGFAPQVNGAIVGNVTQRMDFIRKKYGSRFQETRLEAYVRKRFKISPDTDLLVLRSVEIDAHFEGNPDTAPTEITNALKRIRAAVHKLKEAGFAEVVIATDHGFFMNTHAGPGDTCKKLTGHWVNIHDRALLGQGQADAAHFCITAEKAGIHGDYKYFAAPLSMASYKDSLLYYHGGCSLQECVVPVIQLNLNQNAPCEDNDVSIALNYKNGAKRITTRIPVLEVQAVSQSLFSAEKEFEILLEAHDKKGNVVGEAKPGGCVNPATGAITLTAGGKEKVAIKMSLEFEGKFKIKALNPTTMTAYDQLELETDYTV from the coding sequence ATGAGCATAAAATCGTTTATTCAAGAAGAGATATTATTACCCCGCCTGCAGAAAAAACAGGTAATGGCCGTGTATGATCCGGATTGCCGCTATAAAGAGGTGTGCCTGGAGCTGGCCGATGACAAACGTTGTGTGGTGGATGCAGGGCACTCCAGTATCATCAGCCGGGCCGCCGCCATTGAAGCGCTGTCGGCCCTGGGCAGAAATGAAATAGAGCAGTTGCTCGTTTATGTGCCCGCGGCCAAACCCATTGAAGAAGAGGATAAACAAAAAGATCCTTTTGCCCTTTATGCTGCGTGCGGGGCTGTGTTTCCGGATGGAGACGGTGATACCTATTTGAGTATCTGTCTAAAGGCAAAACCTGACCACGCCACCCAGGTGCGGGCGGTGTTTGCGGAAAATGAAAATCCTGGATTTTCTGTGATTGATGCCATCGGCGGCGGCCTTAACTGGCCGAATCTCAGATCGCTTTTGTCTGTGGAGTCCACCCGGGATATTTTGTTTGCCCTGCTTAACCCCAGTGAACGGCAGCAAAAGGCTCTTAAAGGCAATGATGCCTGGGTGAGTGAGTTAAAAGACCTGTTAAATGTCAGCATGGGGTTGAGCCTTAAAACAAAAGGAAAGACTTGGGGCCCCATTGCAGATGAGCTGTGGCGCTATCTTCTGTTCAGCGAATTTATGTTTGATTTGCCCGAGTCCCTGCCCGAGAGCTTAAGCGACGTTCCCCATGCAACGGATGCGGCCAGACCGTTGATTGAAGATATCTGCGAGCGCCTCCGCAATGACCGGCGCACTCAGAACATTTATATCCAGCGGGCTGAATCCATAGAAAGCAAGTCCCAGGGATTGAATCTGGTTGAAGCATGCAGCCATATCAAGGATCTGGGACTTAAAGATACCTTTCCCTTTGAAGAGCGGACCTTTTTAAGAAACGCCATTACCGCTTTACTGAACGATGATATTGATGAGGCACGCGACATCATCTCCAACCATGCGGCCTCGGTGTGGAACGGCAAAGGGGAAAGTCAGGCCCAGTGGGATTTTTTGCGTTCTGCTGTGAGGTTGATTGAATGTTGCCGGGATAATGACCGGGCCTTGCCGGACCATACGAAATCCATGGATGCGTTGCTCGACTTTTACATCAGCAGGTTCAGGGAAGTGGATCAGCGGCATCGGGAATTTGAACAGGCTGTCAGTGACTATGCCTGGCAGGATACCCAGGGCATTTTTACGCCGGTTTTGGCGTTTGCACGAAAGCAATACGGCAAACTGATTGAAACCGTTCAATTTATTTTTACCAAGCACTTTCAGCAGACGGGATGGCCCGTCACCGGCCGGATGGCAAACACGCAGGTATTCGATAAAATGGTGGCCCCGAAACTTGAGATCAGCGGCCACAAAATCGCATTTATCATGGTGGATACTTTGCGGTATGAACTGGGGGTTGAATTGGAAAAACAGCTTGCCGAAGACACCCAGGCCCAAATTTTTCCGGCATTGGTACAGCTGCCAAGCATTACCTCCGTGGGAATGGCCGGCCTGTTGCCGGGAGCATCCGTTGATTTCAAATTGATCAAAACCGATGGAGGATTTGCTCCCCAGGTCAATGGGGCTATCGTTGGCAATGTAACCCAGCGGATGGATTTTATACGAAAGAAATATGGGAGCCGTTTCCAGGAAACCCGGCTGGAAGCGTATGTGCGCAAGCGTTTTAAGATCAGCCCGGATACGGATTTACTTGTGCTGAGATCTGTGGAAATTGACGCACACTTTGAAGGAAATCCGGATACCGCGCCCACAGAAATAACCAATGCGCTTAAACGCATTCGTGCGGCGGTTCATAAACTCAAAGAGGCAGGATTTGCAGAGGTGGTCATTGCCACAGACCATGGTTTTTTTATGAATACCCATGCAGGACCGGGGGATACTTGTAAAAAATTGACCGGCCACTGGGTTAATATCCATGATCGCGCGTTATTGGGCCAGGGGCAGGCAGATGCAGCACATTTTTGTATCACAGCGGAAAAAGCGGGTATTCACGGCGATTACAAATATTTTGCCGCTCCTTTGAGCATGGCATCTTATAAAGACAGCTTGCTTTACTACCATGGCGGGTGTTCGCTTCAAGAATGTGTGGTCCCGGTGATCCAATTGAATTTAAATCAAAATGCACCTTGTGAAGACAATGATGTTTCCATTGCGCTGAACTATAAAAACGGGGCAAAACGGATTACCACACGCATACCGGTCCTAGAGGTTCAGGCGGTATCCCAAAGCCTGTTCTCTGCCGAAAAAGAGTTTGAAATTCTGCTGGAGGCCCATGACAAAAAAGGCAATGTTGTGGGTGAGGCTAAGCCTGGCGGGTGTGTTAATCCGGCCACAGGGGCGATTACATTGACTGCCGGCGGCAAAGAAAAGGTCGCAATTAAAATGAGTCTGGAATTCGAAGGCAAATTTAAAATCAAGGCACTCAATCCCACGACAATGACAGCCTATGACCAGCTCGAACTGGAAACGGATTATACGGTGTAA
- a CDS encoding DUF4276 family protein: protein MLEKLIVFVEEYSMEAALHILLPGMLDGADYQIIRFQCKDDLLKQLPARLKGYSAWMPETWSILVLVDRDDDDCMILKQQLEQYAQEAGLLTKTRARAGERFKVTNRIVIEELESWYFGDWTAVKTAYPRVSGTIPEKAPYRNPDDIQGGTWEALERILNRAGYFSGGLRKADCARQVARYMNIDQNRSLSFNRFYGAVQSIVSGAMA, encoded by the coding sequence ATGCTGGAAAAGCTGATCGTTTTTGTGGAGGAATATTCCATGGAAGCGGCATTGCACATCCTGCTGCCCGGCATGCTGGATGGGGCTGACTATCAGATTATCCGGTTCCAGTGCAAGGATGATCTGTTAAAACAGCTGCCCGCAAGGCTGAAAGGTTACAGCGCATGGATGCCGGAGACCTGGTCCATCCTGGTGCTGGTGGACCGGGACGATGATGATTGCATGATTTTGAAACAGCAACTGGAGCAGTATGCCCAGGAGGCAGGACTTTTGACCAAAACCCGGGCCAGAGCCGGTGAACGATTCAAAGTGACCAACCGTATTGTGATTGAAGAGCTGGAATCCTGGTACTTCGGGGACTGGACAGCAGTCAAAACAGCGTATCCACGGGTGTCCGGGACCATCCCGGAAAAAGCGCCGTATCGAAATCCAGATGACATCCAGGGTGGGACGTGGGAAGCACTGGAACGGATTTTAAACCGGGCCGGTTATTTTTCCGGCGGCCTGCGCAAAGCAGATTGCGCCAGGCAGGTTGCCCGGTATATGAATATTGATCAGAACCGGTCTTTAAGTTTTAACAGGTTCTACGGAGCGGTACAGTCTATTGTTTCAGGAGCCATGGCATGA
- a CDS encoding AAA family ATPase — translation MENISPNKKGIPRIESVMVQNYRVLKHVTLDKLTPMTVLLGPNGSGKSTIFDVFNFLSECFQYGLRHAWDRRGRGKEIKSRGADGPVVFELKYREAPKTPIITYHLAIDEGKKGPEVVDEWLQWRRGSKGQPFRFLEFHRGMGKAVSGELPDVDDVRTESNLRSADLIAVNTLGQLSDHPRIAALREFITDWYVSYLSIDQTRNQPEAGPQERLSKTGDNLPNVIQYLKEQHSQRLEKIFEILRRRIPQLERVDADPMPDGRLLLQIKDAPFEKPVLSKFASDGTMKMLAYLTVLYDPEPPRFVGIEEPENFLHPRLLPELAEECRAASENAQLLITSHSPFLLNAMRAQEVCVLYRDDSGFTQVVKVSDIPGMPEMIEAGGAIGHLWMEGHFGFGDPLVNFGAPKSGKKGGK, via the coding sequence ATGGAAAATATATCCCCAAATAAAAAAGGTATTCCGAGAATTGAGTCGGTAATGGTTCAAAATTACCGGGTGTTGAAACATGTGACCCTGGATAAACTGACACCCATGACTGTGCTTTTAGGCCCCAACGGCAGCGGAAAATCCACCATATTTGATGTGTTCAATTTTTTATCCGAATGTTTTCAATACGGACTTCGCCATGCCTGGGACCGTCGGGGCCGGGGCAAAGAGATTAAATCCCGGGGTGCTGACGGTCCGGTTGTGTTTGAACTCAAGTACCGGGAAGCCCCGAAAACCCCGATTATCACCTATCACCTGGCCATCGACGAAGGGAAAAAAGGTCCTGAGGTGGTGGACGAATGGCTGCAGTGGCGCCGGGGCAGTAAGGGCCAGCCCTTTCGGTTTCTGGAGTTCCACCGGGGCATGGGAAAAGCGGTCAGTGGAGAACTGCCGGATGTGGATGACGTCCGCACAGAGTCAAATTTACGATCTGCGGATCTGATCGCGGTCAACACCCTTGGCCAGTTATCGGATCATCCCCGGATCGCGGCATTGCGTGAATTTATCACGGACTGGTATGTCTCCTATCTCTCCATTGATCAAACCCGCAACCAGCCCGAAGCCGGCCCCCAGGAGCGGTTAAGCAAAACCGGAGATAACCTGCCCAATGTGATCCAGTACTTAAAGGAGCAGCATTCACAGCGGCTGGAAAAAATATTTGAAATCCTTCGCAGAAGAATTCCCCAGCTGGAGCGTGTGGATGCCGACCCCATGCCGGACGGGCGTCTGCTGCTGCAAATTAAGGATGCGCCCTTTGAAAAACCGGTGCTTTCAAAATTTGCCTCGGACGGAACCATGAAAATGCTGGCCTATTTAACGGTTCTCTACGATCCGGAACCCCCGCGTTTTGTGGGTATTGAAGAGCCGGAAAATTTTCTTCATCCCCGGTTGCTGCCGGAACTGGCCGAGGAGTGCCGGGCCGCTTCCGAAAACGCGCAGCTGTTGATTACCAGCCATTCTCCGTTCCTGCTCAATGCCATGCGGGCACAGGAGGTCTGTGTCCTGTACCGGGATGACAGCGGATTTACCCAGGTGGTCAAAGTGTCGGATATCCCGGGCATGCCTGAAATGATAGAGGCGGGAGGCGCCATCGGGCATCTCTGGATGGAAGGGCATTTTGGTTTTGGTGATCCCCTGGTCAACTTTGGCGCGCCCAAGTCCGGCAAAAAAGGGGGCAAATAA